Within the Streptomyces sp. R41 genome, the region GCTTTGCGGGCCGCGGTGACGGTGGCCTTGTCCTTGGCGGTCTGCGCGCTGCCCTTCAGCAGGGGAAGGGCGGTGACGTCCCGCTCGACATACAGCTTGTCGCCGTACGTCAGCGCGGCCTGCACCAGACGTGCCGTCTTCTCGGCGTCCTGGGCTTCCTGCCAGGTGTCGATCGAGCTCTTCACCTGGAAGCCGCCCATGACAAGGCCGACCACCACGGGTATGAGCAGGATCGCGTTCAGCCTGGTCGGTACACGCCAGTTGCGCGGGGAGAAGCGACCGCCGCTCGGCGCGGGCGCCGTCGTGGGCTCCGGGCCGGGCACTTGTGCGGGCGCCGCTCCGCGCGGCGGCGGGGTGAAGTTGCCCCGTGCCGACGGCTCGGGACCGTTCTTGCTTCGCCTCACTCGACCAACAACCTCTCGGCGTCGGCACCTACGTTGTGCCGCGGTGTCTCCAGCGCCCTTGACTACTGGGCAGTTCAGCGCATTCCAGCACGTCAGGCGGCGCCCTTCCAAACACTCGGAACCAACGGTTCCGAGTGCTGTAAGCCCCAGATAAAACGGTCATAAAGAGCGAGCCCCGCCAAAAGGCGGGGCTTTTGTGAGCGCAGCGACACCAGTTGACCGCGATGCGTGTCGGTGCCAGCGAAATTCTCTGTCGAAACGTTATGAACACTGTGGCCGACCGTGTCAAACGACACAGCCGGCTCCAATGCGTCTACGACAACTGCCTTATGGAACTGTCGACTTGGCTACTACCGTAGCCGTGCCATGAGCGCGTGCTCGACGAGCGTGATCAGCGCGCTCTTCGCATCCGCACGGTGCCGGGCGTCCGTCGTGATGATCGGGGCGTCCGGACCGATCTGCAGGGCCTCGCGAACCTCTTCGGGGTTGTACGGCTGGTGCCCGTCGAAGCCGTTGAGGGCGATGACGAAGGGCAGGCCGCTGTTCTCGAAGTAGTCGACCGCGGGGAAGCAGTCGGCGAGACGGCGGGTGTCCACCAGGACCACCGCGCCGATGGCGCCGCGGACCAGGTCGTCCCACATGAACCAGAAGCGGTCCTGACCCGGCGTACCGAAGAGGTACAGGATCAGGTCCTGGTCCAGGGTGATGCGGCCGAAGTCCATGGCCACCGTGGTGGTGGTCTTGTCCCCGGTGTGGGTGAGGTCGTCGATGCCCGCCGAAGCGGACGTCATGACGGCCTCGGTGCGCAGCGGGTTGATCTCGGAGACGGCGCCCACGAACGTGGTCTTGCCGACGCCGAAGCCGCCCGCCACGACGATCTTCGCGGAGGTGGTCGTACGACCTCCGTCAGAGCTTGCGAAGTCCACTGAGCACCCTTTCGAGCAAAGTCACGTCCGGCGCGCCGCCGTTGTTCTCGTCGCCACCCGGCTGGTGGATGGCGACGAGTCCGGCCTCCGCGAGGTCCGCGACGAGGATCCTGGCCACACCGAGCGGCATGGACAGGAGGGCCGACACCTCGGCCACCGACTTGACCTCTCGGCAGAGGTGGCAGATCCGCTGGTGCTCGGGGAGCAGCCCCATCAGCTGCGCCGGGTCGGCCGTGGTGCTGATCAGAGCCTCGATGGCGAGCTGGTAGCGCGGCCGGGTCCGGCCGCCGGTCATCGCGTAGGGACGTACCAGCGGCTGGTCGCCCTCATCCTCGTACGGCTGCGCGTACGGATCATGAGAGGCGGTGGGCGGGGTCATGAATCCTCCGGGCGGGACAGCAAGTCGGTCAGTCGTGCCGTCTGTTGGGGCCGGTGGGGGGATTGTGGCGGCCGGACGGTGATTTCGTGCTGTGGGTAGAACCGAGGGCCGTCAGTGGAGCAGACTTCCCTGTAGTTCGGCGCGCAGGTCCGGCGTGAGCACTGCGCCCGCGCGGTCGACGAGCAGCGCCATCTCGTAGCCGACAAGGCCGATGTCGCACTCCGGGTGGGAGAGAACCGCCAGGGACGATCCGTCCGAGATGGACATCAGGAAGAGGAAGCCGCGCTCCATCTCGACGACCGTCTGGGCCACCGTGCCGCCCTCGAAGATCCGGGATGCCCCGGCCGTCAGCGAGGTGAGCCCGGAAGCGACGGCCGCGAGCTGGTCGGCGCGGTCACGGGGGAAGCCTTCGGACAGTGCCAGAAGGAGTCCGTCGGCGGACACGACGACGGTGTGGGACACCCCAGGGGTGTTGTCCACGAAGTTGGTGATCAACCAGTTGAGGTTCTGTGCCGCCTGGCTCATCGGGCTCAACTAACGCTCCTGCTGGTGAGTGGGGCTGGGGAAGCTGCCGGTCTGGCCGCCTGGAGCGGCCTGTCGACCTTGCTGAATGCCCCTACGGAGATTGGTCAGCCGGCCGCGTACGTCATCAGGCGCACGCGAGACCTGCGGACCGGTTTGGTGCTGTTGCTGCTGTGCCGTGCCCGCGACGAGATTGGCTCGCGGGACGCGGCGCGGCAGGCCTGAGGTGGTGACCCCGCCCGCCGACGGTTGACGGACGCGTTCTGCCTGCCGGACGAGGTCGTCGTTCGGCGAGGTGCGCCAGGAGGCGGTGGCCGGTGCGGCAGCCGGCCGCGGCGGAGCCGAGGGAACCTGCGGCTGCTGCTGCGCAGCCTGCGGTGCAGCCTGGGAGCCGTTGTGATGGGCGCCGTTGGGGGCGCCGTTCGCCTGACCGTGGAACCAGTTGGTCTCCAGCGTGTCGTACAGCGGCGTACGTCCGTCGCCGGGGCCCGCCGGCGGCAGCGCCTCGGGCTCCTGCGGACGCGCGGGCCGCTGCTGCGGCTGCGGGCGCTGCGGGGCCGGCTGCCGGGGAGCGCCGAAGTCGGCGTTGTCCCGGCCGGCGCCCGGCTGCGGCCGCTCGAACTGACCGGTGGACGACGGATCCTGGCTGTTGCCGTACCCGGGCGTCGCGAACTGCCCGGTGGACGACGGGTCCTGGCCGTAGCCCGGCCGGGCGAACTGGCCGGTGGACGACGGGTCCTGGGAGGCGTTGTAGCCCGGGTTGGCGAACTGGCCCGTGGTGGTGGACGGGTTGGAGGGGCCGAACACGTCGGGGCGGACGAACTGCCCGGTGTTCTGGCCGCTGTTCTGGCCGAAGTTCTGCGGCGCACTCGCACCGGGGCGCGGGGCGTCGAAGTCGGGACGGGCGAACTCGGACGTCGAGCCCGGACCCTGGCGGTCGTCGATCCGCGGCATGCGCGAGGTGGCGTCGGGCTCCTCGTGGCCACGCGGCGTGTCGAGGGACGCGCGCGGCACCGGCGGCTGCGCGTTGTCGTCGCTCCAACTCGGCGTGCGCGGCTGCGGGTTGCCACCGGGCAGCTCGGCGCGCGCACCACCGCGCCCCGGAAGCTGCGGCCGGCGACGGCTGCCCTTGCCGCCAGACGGCTGCTGCGGAGGAGTGGCCGCGGGGGCGCTGTCACCGAAGCCGCCCTGACGCGTGTCGGATCCGCCCCGGCGCGCCCCGGGTCCGTCACCGAAGCCCTGGGGTGTACCGGTCCCGGCGGCCTGGAGGCCCTGCGGGGTGCCCGGTGTGCTCTGCCCGAAGGCACCGGCACCGGCCGGAGCCGGCCTGCCCTGCTGCGGGTTCCCCGGACCCTGCGGTCCACGAGCTCCGCCCGGAGCACCGGGGCGATTGCCCTGGTTGCCGCCCGGCAGCGCGGGACCGCCCTGGTTGCTTCCGGGCAGTGCCGCTCGCGGACCCTGGCCCGCGCCGACCTGTCCGCGCTGCGGCGGGGCGCCGAGGAGGCCGCCGCCGGCGGCGGGAGCACCGGCACCGAGCGAGGGACCGGCCTGCGAACCACCTCCGCGACGGGCCGCGGCGACACCGGCCGAGGCCTGCGCGGCGGCCGGGCCACCGGTGCCCGGGCCGCCCTGGCCCGGCTTGCCCGGAGCCTTCTTGCCGCCCTGGGCGACATCGACGGGGAGCATGACGAGCGCGGTCGTACCACCGGAGTCGGAGGGACGCAGCTGGATGCGGATGCCGTGGCGCTGCGACAGACGACCGACCACGAAGAGGCCCATGCGGCGGGAGACGGAGACGTCCACGGTGGGCGGCGAGGCGAGCCGCTCGTTGATCGCCGCGAGGTCCTCGGGGGAGAGGCCGATACCGGTGTCGTGGATCTCGATCAGGACGCGGCCGTCGGGCAGCGCGTGACCGGTGACCTTGACCTTGGTCTGCGGCGAGGAGAACGAGGTCGCGTTCTCGAGCAGCTCTGCGAGGAGGTGCACGAGGTCGTTGACGACGCGGCCGGCGACCTCGGTGGTCGGGACCGCGGCCAGCTCGATGCGCTCGTACTGCTCCACCTCGGAGGCGGCGGCACGGAGCACGTCGACCAGCGGGACCGGGCGGGTCCAGCGGCGGCCGGGCTCTTCACCGGCGAGAACGAGGAGGTTCTCACCGTTACGGCGCATGCGGGTCGCGAGGTGGTCGAGCTTGAACAGCGAGGACAGCTGGTCCGGGTCGGCCTCGCGGGACTCCAGTTCGGAGATCAGCGAGAGCTGGCGCTGGATGAGGCCCTGGGAGCGGCGCGAGAGGTTGGTGAACATCGCGTTGACGTTGCCCCGGAGAAGGGCCTGCTCGGCGGCCAGTCGTACGGCCTCGCGGTGCACGTCGTCGAAGGCCGCGGCCACCTGGCCGATCTCGTCCCGGGAGTGCACACCGACCGACTCGACGGAGGTGTCGACGTCCTGCGGGTCCGACTCGGACAGCTGCTTGACCAGCTCGGGCAGCCGGTCCTGGGCGACCTTGGTCGCGGTGTCCTGGAGGCGGCGCAGCGAGCGGATCATGGAGCGGGCGACCACGAAGGCGCCGACGAGCGAGACACCGAGGACCAGGAGGATCAGCGCACCCGAGATGATCGCTTCGCTCTCGGACTCGTTGCGCAGCTGACGGGCCTTCTGCTCCATCTGGCCGAGCAGCGTGATCTCGATGGTCGACATCTTCTGGATCTTGGTGGTGTCGTCGTCGATCCAGTCCTTGTACGAGCGCTTGGTCTGCGTCTTGAGGCCGCCCGTACCGGCCAGCACGCGCCTGGAGTACTCGTCGGCCTGCCTGATGGTCGGGTTGTCGCCCTCGATGGGCGTGAGGAGGTCGGCGAACCCGTTTCCGTAGATGCTCTTGAAGCCGCTGATCTCGGATTCCTGGCTCTCCTGTGCGGAGAGCGCGTACTGCCGGTCGTTCTCCGACAGCGTGCCGAAGGTGTTCTTCTTCTCCGGCAGCGCGGCGGCGATGACGGCCCGCTGGACGGAGGCGTACTCCTTGGCGGACGAGAAGGCGGACAGCGCGCGGGTGCGCTGGATCATCTCCGGGTTGCTGGTCGCCTCGGCCATGTCCTGCGAGAGCGCGAGCAGCTGGGTGACGAGGCGGTGGTAGGCCTCGACCGTCTGCGTCGAGTTCGTGGGGTCGGCGTAGGCGTCCTTGCGGATGGCGCTGAGCTTGTTCAGCTCACCCGCGATGCCGATCAGGCTGTCCCGGACGCCGGAGAGCTGCCCGTTTGTCGTGGCGTCGTCGATCTCCTGGGTGCCGTCGAGGAAGTGCCTCTTGGCTACGTCGGTCGCGTCGCGGGCGCCCTTGACCGTGTAGTCGCTGGCCGGGGCGCCGTGCGCGAGCGGACCCGCGGACAGGTCGCGCTCCTGCTGGAGCGCGGCGGCGAGCTCGGTCGCCTGCGTGGTCATGTCCGTCAGCAGCTTCATGTTGTCGAGCTGCTGAATGCTGTCCATGTTGTCGTTGATGCGCAGCGCGCCGAGCGAGGTCGCGGCGACCACGGGGAGCGCGAGCAGCGAGACCAGGCGCGTCGAAATGCGCCAGTTGCGCAGCGCTATTCGCGAGCCGGGGCCCGTGGGGCCCGGCGGCTTCGCGGCCGGTGTGGCGGGAGCCTTCGGCTTGGCGCCGGCGCGAGCGGAGTGCTCACCGCTGCCGCCGACCTCTGCCGGTCCCGGGTTCTGGGCGTGCTGGGGCGAGGAACCGCGGTCGGTCCCGCCGTGCGGCTCCGGCTCCGCCGAAGCGCTGCCATCCCTCTTGAAACGTCCCTGCACTAGCGTCGCAACCTCTGGACCAGGCGCCCCTCCGCGAAAACGGCGGGACGGTGTCGGCGTCGTACAGGGGCGCAGATGCGCCCCCTGGTGGTCGTGAGTGACCGGCGCAGGCTCCCCCTTCCCGCCGCCACTCGGCGCTGCGTTGCGCCTCTGCGCGCCGGTTCGATCCCGCGGCGGTCCGTGGAATTCCAGCACAGTGCCGGATCTCCAACAAGGCCCGAGTACCAGGCTGTGACCTCCGTGACAGCTTGTGAGTGGTGCGTTACGAGACGTAGAAAGTGATCTCATACATAACGGGCGTATGCCTACGAGGTGTTGTGGTGTGCAGGGTGTCCCAGTCGCCATGATCAGGAGCGGAATGTCTGCTTCAGCTGAGCAATGTCCGTTTCGCCGGGCGGAGTTGAGGGCCTGAATTGACCGGTTTGCCTGCTAGTAAGTGAGGAAACTCACACGGCGATCATGGCGTCTTCACGGCTTCGCCCGGGAATTGCATGTTTAGCCTGACGCTTTACAGGGATGGCGAATCCGACAACCCGCGCCGACACGGGGGCCTTTGAGCCCGCCAGGCGCCCACGACGACAAGGTCGAGTACAACAGTGAAGACGACGATGATGTTCCGCAACATAGCCAACCCGCGACGCACCACGCTGGCGCACCTCGAGGACGCCGACGCGCTGCAGACGCCGGAGCAGCAGGAGCACTCGGTCGACCTCCCCGCCCAGACCGCCAACCCTCGCCGGACCATCCTGATGGAAGCCCCGGTCGCGG harbors:
- a CDS encoding nitrate- and nitrite sensing domain-containing protein — protein: MQGRFKRDGSASAEPEPHGGTDRGSSPQHAQNPGPAEVGGSGEHSARAGAKPKAPATPAAKPPGPTGPGSRIALRNWRISTRLVSLLALPVVAATSLGALRINDNMDSIQQLDNMKLLTDMTTQATELAAALQQERDLSAGPLAHGAPASDYTVKGARDATDVAKRHFLDGTQEIDDATTNGQLSGVRDSLIGIAGELNKLSAIRKDAYADPTNSTQTVEAYHRLVTQLLALSQDMAEATSNPEMIQRTRALSAFSSAKEYASVQRAVIAAALPEKKNTFGTLSENDRQYALSAQESQESEISGFKSIYGNGFADLLTPIEGDNPTIRQADEYSRRVLAGTGGLKTQTKRSYKDWIDDDTTKIQKMSTIEITLLGQMEQKARQLRNESESEAIISGALILLVLGVSLVGAFVVARSMIRSLRRLQDTATKVAQDRLPELVKQLSESDPQDVDTSVESVGVHSRDEIGQVAAAFDDVHREAVRLAAEQALLRGNVNAMFTNLSRRSQGLIQRQLSLISELESREADPDQLSSLFKLDHLATRMRRNGENLLVLAGEEPGRRWTRPVPLVDVLRAAASEVEQYERIELAAVPTTEVAGRVVNDLVHLLAELLENATSFSSPQTKVKVTGHALPDGRVLIEIHDTGIGLSPEDLAAINERLASPPTVDVSVSRRMGLFVVGRLSQRHGIRIQLRPSDSGGTTALVMLPVDVAQGGKKAPGKPGQGGPGTGGPAAAQASAGVAAARRGGGSQAGPSLGAGAPAAGGGLLGAPPQRGQVGAGQGPRAALPGSNQGGPALPGGNQGNRPGAPGGARGPQGPGNPQQGRPAPAGAGAFGQSTPGTPQGLQAAGTGTPQGFGDGPGARRGGSDTRQGGFGDSAPAATPPQQPSGGKGSRRRPQLPGRGGARAELPGGNPQPRTPSWSDDNAQPPVPRASLDTPRGHEEPDATSRMPRIDDRQGPGSTSEFARPDFDAPRPGASAPQNFGQNSGQNTGQFVRPDVFGPSNPSTTTGQFANPGYNASQDPSSTGQFARPGYGQDPSSTGQFATPGYGNSQDPSSTGQFERPQPGAGRDNADFGAPRQPAPQRPQPQQRPARPQEPEALPPAGPGDGRTPLYDTLETNWFHGQANGAPNGAHHNGSQAAPQAAQQQPQVPSAPPRPAAAPATASWRTSPNDDLVRQAERVRQPSAGGVTTSGLPRRVPRANLVAGTAQQQQHQTGPQVSRAPDDVRGRLTNLRRGIQQGRQAAPGGQTGSFPSPTHQQER
- a CDS encoding DUF742 domain-containing protein, with the translated sequence MTPPTASHDPYAQPYEDEGDQPLVRPYAMTGGRTRPRYQLAIEALISTTADPAQLMGLLPEHQRICHLCREVKSVAEVSALLSMPLGVARILVADLAEAGLVAIHQPGGDENNGGAPDVTLLERVLSGLRKL
- a CDS encoding roadblock/LC7 domain-containing protein, whose product is MSQAAQNLNWLITNFVDNTPGVSHTVVVSADGLLLALSEGFPRDRADQLAAVASGLTSLTAGASRIFEGGTVAQTVVEMERGFLFLMSISDGSSLAVLSHPECDIGLVGYEMALLVDRAGAVLTPDLRAELQGSLLH
- a CDS encoding ATP/GTP-binding protein, producing the protein MDFASSDGGRTTTSAKIVVAGGFGVGKTTFVGAVSEINPLRTEAVMTSASAGIDDLTHTGDKTTTTVAMDFGRITLDQDLILYLFGTPGQDRFWFMWDDLVRGAIGAVVLVDTRRLADCFPAVDYFENSGLPFVIALNGFDGHQPYNPEEVREALQIGPDAPIITTDARHRADAKSALITLVEHALMARLR